Proteins from a single region of Hordeum vulgare subsp. vulgare chromosome 6H, MorexV3_pseudomolecules_assembly, whole genome shotgun sequence:
- the LOC123401770 gene encoding 39S ribosomal protein L18, mitochondrial, with product MAAIYPTTAALPTRHSPPSFLRPPSLSWSASITQHRIPLSPRLALSPPPASNRRSFVVRAAWTRRSRGELDKSPNRKSWKQRTDMYMRPFLLNVFFSKRFVHAKVMHRGTSKVIAVATTNAKDLRTTLPSLIDDNACRTIGRLIAERSMDADVFAMAYEPKKNERIEGKLGIVIDTIKEYGIIFA from the coding sequence ATGGCCGCCATTTACCCCACCACGGCCGCCCTCCCCACGCGCcactcccctccttccttcctccggccgccgtccCTGTCGTGGTCCGCCTCCATTACCCAGCACCGCATCCCCTTGTCACCGCGCCTCGCTCTCTCGCCGCCGCCCGCGTCCAATCGGCGGTCATTCGTGGTCCGAGCGGCGTGGACGCGGCGGTCGCGCGGCGAGTTGGACAAGAGCCCGAACCGCAAGTCGTGGAAGCAGCGCACGGACATGTACATGCGCCCGTTCCTGCTCAACGTCTTCTTCTCCAAGCGCTTCGTCCACGCCAAGGTCATGCACCGGGGCACCAGCAAGGTTATCGCCGTCGCCACCACCAACGCCAAGGACCTCAGGACCACGCTGCCGTCCCTCATAGACGACAACGCCTGCAGGACCATCGGCCGTCTCATAGCCGAGAGGTCCATGGACGCCGACGTCTTCGCCATGGCGTACGAGCCCAAGAAGAACGAGAGGATCGAGGGGAAGCTCGGGATTGTCATCGACACCATTAAGGAGTATGGCATCATCTTTGCATAG